In Malus sylvestris chromosome 15, drMalSylv7.2, whole genome shotgun sequence, a single genomic region encodes these proteins:
- the LOC126605253 gene encoding B3 domain-containing protein REM8-like: MADWSRFMARSPPFPRKFFKPLTPGFQNGMAIPIAFTRSLGEKKLDKALIKSCQGSWDVQVRRTCDGVFCFKQGWKEVVKNHSLEVGEFLVFEHKGNMVFNVKVYEPLGCEKKFPPPSFRLIMAKTHWNVKCPSATIPLDFARSTGILDKSCMRVKDPFGKLWPMDIGIVKDKEKIEAAWSRRTYLKSKGWIEFYKANKLKDADVCIFELIQVPKSRSKPVIMNVKIFRFGS, translated from the exons ATGGCAGATTGGTCGAGATTCATGGCCAGGTCACCTCCTTTTCCCAGAAAGTTTTTCAAGCCTTTGACGCCTGGCTTCCAAAATGGAATG GCAATTCCAATAGCCTTTACTAGAAGCCTTGGCGAAAAGAAATTGGATAAAGCACTTATTAAGAGCTGTCAGGGATCCTGGGATGTTCAAGTTCGTAGGACTTGCGATGGAGTGTTTTGTTTTAAACAAGGTTGGAAGGAAGTTGTGAAGAATCATAGCCTGGAAGTTGGAGAGTTCCTAGTCTTTGAACACAAAGGCAACATGGTCTTTAATGTGAAAGTCTATGAGCCACTAGGTTGTGAGAAAAAGTTTCCTCCTCCCTCCTTCAGGTTAATAATGGCAAAAACTCATTGGAACGTCAAATGTCCTAGCGCG ACAATCCCCCTTGACTTCGCAAGATCAACTGGCATTCTTGACAAATCCTGCATGCGTGTTAAAGATCCGTTTGGAAAATTATGGCCAATGGACATAGGAATTGtgaaagataaagagaaaaTTGAAGCTGCTTGGAGTCGTCGTACGTATTTAAAAAGTAAAGGGTGGATTGAGTTTTACAAAGCCAACAAACTGAAGGACGCAGATGTTTGCATCTTTGAGCTCATTCAGGTGCCAAAGTCAAGATCAAAACCCGTCATTATGAATGTCAAGATATTCCGCTTTGGATCGTAG
- the LOC126605252 gene encoding amino-acid permease BAT1-like: protein MNHQALEMDSGEKRLNELGYKQELRREMSLFKTMAITFSCMSVFTGTPLYGQSLRYAGPAPLIWGWIVVTFFTWFVGIAMAEICSSFPTTGSLYFWAAHLAGPMWGPFASWCCAWLETIGLVSAIGAQAYSASQALQMVILLATGTNKGGGYFASRGVFLCMYIGLTIIWAVLNTFALQVIAFLNIISIWWQLIGGLLIIIMLPLVAQPTQTASYVFTHFETSPETTGVSSIPYAVILSVLLSNYCLYGYDAAAHLTEETKGADRTGPIAILSSIALVSVFGWAYYLALTFSIKDLEYLYREDNETGGALVPAQIIYDAFYGRFHSSTGAVLFMIIIWGSFFFCGLSVTTTAARAVYAVSRDKCIPFSPIWRKVHPTSKVPINAVWLCTAITLLLGLPILKLDVVFTAILSVSTVGWVGSYAVPIFARLVMAEESFKPGPFYLGRARRPVCFVAVLWICYTCSIFLLPTSYPLRLRTFNYAPIALGAALALVMLWWVLDARKWYKGPVRNIDVQNGHH from the exons ATGAATCACCAAGCTTTGGAAATGGATTCCGGCGAAAAGCGGCTCAATGAGCTTGGATACAAGCAAGAACTCAGAAGGGAaatg TCATTGTTCAAGACGATGGCAATAACATTTTCGTGCATGTCGGTGTTCACTGGTACGCCTCTCTATGGCCAAAGTCTGCGCTATGCTGGTCCGGCACCCCTAATATGGGGTTGGATTGTTGTCACATTCTTCACATGGTTTGTCGGAATTGCCATGGCTGAGATATGCTCCTCTTTTCCG ACCACAGGTTCTCTTTATTTTTGGGCTGCTCATCTGGCCGGACCCATGTGGGGGCCATTCGCGTCGTGGTGCTGCGCTTGGCTTGAAACCATCGGTCTGGTTTCCGCAATAGGTGCTCAG GCATATTCCGCATCACAAGCGTTGCAGATGGTCATTCTTTTAGCCACAGGGACGAACAAGGGCGGAGGCTATTTTGCATCGAGGGGTGTATTCCTGTGCATGTATATCGGTCTGACCATCATATGGGCAGTGCTCAATACATTTGCATTACAAGTGATAGCATTTCTCAACATAATTTCGATATGGTGGCAG TTAATTGGTGGATTGTTAATAATCATAATGCTACCTCTGGTGGCACAGCCAACACAGACAGCTTCCTACGTCTTCACACATTTCGAAACATCTCCAGAGACAACTGGAGTATCCAGCATACCTTATGCGGTGATTTTATCTGTGCTTCTTAGCAACTACTGTTTATATGGTTATGATGCAGCCGCTCATCTCACTGAGGAGACAAAAGGTGCAGATAGGACCGGTCCTATTGCCATTCTCTCTAGTATTGCCCTTGTATCAGTATTTGGTTGGGCTTATTACTTGGCTCTCACTTTCAGCATCAAG GACTTGGAGTATTTATACAGGGAGGACAATGAGACTGGTGGTGCACTTGTACCAGCACAgataatatatgatgcattctATGGGAGGTTTCATAGTTCAACTGGAGCTGTTCTTTTCATGATTATCATATGgggttccttcttcttctgtggACTATCTGTAACCACAACGGCCGCCAGAGCA GTTTACGCTGTATCAAGAGATAAATGCATCCCATTTTCGCCAATCTGGAGGAAAGTGCATCCAACGAGCAAGGTTCCAATAAACGCGGTGTGGCTTTGCACAGCAATCACTTTGCTGCTGGGATTACCGATCCTGAAACTTGACGTGGTGTTCACCGCCATTCTTTCTGTCAGTACAGTTGGTTGGGTGGGCAGCTACGCTGTGCCAATTTTCGCAAGGCTGGTGATGGCCGAAGAGAGCTTCAAACCGGGACCATTTTATTTGGGGAGAGCAAGAAGGCCAGTTTGCTTTGTGGCCGTCCTTTGGATATGCTATACATGCTCAATATTTCTTTTGCCAACTTCTTACCCTCTTAGATTGAGAACATTCAACTATGCACCAATAGCTCTTGGTGCTGCTTTGGCTCTGGTAATGCTTTGGTGGGTTTTGGATGCAAGGAAATGGTACAAAGGACCGGTAAGAAACATTGATGTACAAAATGGACACCattaa